The following coding sequences are from one Leptolyngbya sp. NIES-3755 window:
- a CDS encoding putative glycosyl transferase (similar to AA sequence:cyanobase_aa:all0914): protein MKPLVSILIPAYNAEQYLADTLDSALAQTWDNLEILVVDDGSKDNTLAIAKQYESKVVKVIHQPNQGQSASENRALEAAQGDFIQYLDADDLLAPDKIERQIQCLGDRNSPYVAAGEWARFYHTPSEARFTPQALWADFLPTDWLITAWGGSYMMHGAAWLIPRSISDRAGGWNADLSLINDFEYFSRILLASEGVKFCWGAKTYYRSGSSSNLSGTKSYTAWKSAVLSMKLGTQHLLSVEDSSRTRRACANALQGLLYTLYPDAPDLRQDLEQQIQYLGGSDLALPGGPALQILSRLIGWQRAKHLQKQIYHCGYQKLALGWRFSQWRQNLAYQAQSGSVSEK, encoded by the coding sequence ATGAAACCGCTCGTTTCGATTCTGATTCCTGCCTATAACGCCGAACAATATTTAGCAGACACACTCGATTCTGCTCTCGCACAGACTTGGGACAATCTCGAAATCCTTGTTGTCGATGATGGCTCTAAAGACAATACATTGGCGATCGCTAAACAATACGAGTCGAAGGTGGTCAAAGTCATTCACCAACCGAATCAAGGACAAAGCGCCTCTGAAAATCGAGCACTTGAAGCGGCTCAGGGTGACTTTATCCAGTACCTAGATGCAGATGACTTACTAGCTCCCGATAAGATCGAGCGGCAAATTCAGTGTCTTGGAGATCGCAACTCTCCCTACGTTGCAGCAGGAGAATGGGCACGGTTTTATCACACTCCGTCAGAAGCACGCTTTACACCCCAAGCTCTCTGGGCAGATTTTCTCCCGACTGACTGGCTCATCACAGCTTGGGGAGGAAGCTATATGATGCACGGAGCAGCCTGGTTAATTCCTCGCTCTATCTCAGATCGAGCAGGCGGATGGAATGCAGACCTCTCCCTGATCAATGATTTTGAATACTTTAGTCGGATTTTATTAGCGAGTGAAGGCGTAAAATTTTGCTGGGGTGCAAAAACCTACTACCGCTCTGGTAGTTCTAGCAATCTCAGCGGAACAAAGTCCTATACGGCATGGAAATCAGCAGTTCTATCAATGAAACTTGGGACTCAGCATCTCCTCTCGGTTGAAGATAGCTCACGTACTCGTCGGGCTTGTGCCAATGCTTTGCAGGGATTACTCTATACCCTCTATCCTGATGCTCCAGACTTGAGACAGGACTTAGAGCAGCAGATTCAGTACCTTGGAGGTTCAGATCTCGCTTTACCAGGAGGTCCAGCGTTACAAATTCTATCTCGTTTGATCGGATGGCAACGCGCAAAACATCTTCAAAAGCAGATTTATCACTGTGGATATCAAAAACTGGCGCTTGGTTGGCGATTTTCACAATGGAGACAGAATCTAGCCTATCAAGCTCAATCTGGATCTGTAAGTGAGAAATAG
- a CDS encoding glycosyl transferase (similar to AA sequence:cyanobase_aa:Ava_0841), with protein sequence MMLDLSVIIPAYNRAELLRQTLCSLNQALQTLKAEIIVVDDGSAEPLEQQLSGTIDFPVRFLRQSNQGSLIARHHGLAHAIGKYVFFIDSDDQVHPDKFRVQIACLEEHQADVCYSDESVATLNDEQSTLSIVNQRSLPFTTDPVELYLKIQPTPGNLIFRREYITQHFANPIVPPQRSLSPAGDIWIYYNLMIYPAKIVKVDQPYTIYIQHEQDRYSNCWEAIGIASLLMTLIFLKHCPNQESTLPVRRQIGESALVSWRKLPRNFHAEFESKVLEIWKTAPPTPIENLGGRLFQKLAKLIGIENTARLLRRIQRPDYSKIQTLDRQTLNTLMQSLSNL encoded by the coding sequence ATGATGCTTGATTTATCAGTAATCATCCCTGCCTACAATCGAGCAGAACTGCTGCGACAGACGCTTTGTAGTCTCAATCAAGCCCTGCAAACCCTCAAAGCCGAAATCATTGTGGTTGACGATGGCTCAGCAGAACCTTTAGAACAACAGCTATCCGGTACGATCGATTTTCCAGTACGCTTCCTTCGCCAATCGAATCAGGGATCGTTAATCGCTCGACATCACGGGTTAGCTCATGCGATCGGCAAATATGTGTTTTTCATTGATTCGGATGATCAGGTTCATCCAGACAAGTTTCGGGTTCAAATTGCTTGTCTTGAGGAGCATCAAGCAGATGTTTGCTACTCAGATGAATCTGTCGCAACCCTCAACGATGAGCAGTCTACACTCTCGATCGTAAATCAGCGATCGCTCCCGTTTACCACTGATCCCGTTGAACTCTATCTAAAAATTCAACCGACTCCGGGCAATCTGATTTTTCGGAGAGAGTACATCACCCAGCACTTTGCCAATCCGATCGTGCCGCCACAGCGATCGTTATCCCCGGCTGGAGACATCTGGATCTACTACAATTTGATGATTTATCCTGCCAAAATTGTCAAAGTCGATCAGCCTTACACGATCTACATTCAGCACGAACAAGATCGCTACTCAAATTGTTGGGAAGCGATCGGAATTGCTTCGTTATTGATGACGCTGATTTTTCTCAAGCATTGTCCGAATCAAGAGTCTACCCTACCCGTTCGTAGACAGATTGGCGAGTCTGCTCTGGTGTCATGGCGCAAACTGCCGCGAAATTTTCATGCCGAGTTTGAATCAAAAGTTTTAGAAATCTGGAAAACTGCGCCACCGACCCCGATCGAGAATTTAGGCGGTCGTCTGTTCCAAAAGCTCGCCAAACTCATTGGCATCGAAAACACAGCAAGACTACTCAGGCGAATTCAACGACCAGACTATTCCAAAATCCAAACCCTTGATCGTCAAACACTCAACACGCTCATGCAATCCCTCTCGAATCTCTAA
- a CDS encoding hypothetical protein (similar to AA sequence:cyanobase_aa:P9515_13961) has protein sequence MRIFLSCQQSQVRHPVPAYSFWQTYFKAGIEEAGHTWTDDVEIDWAEGLVYSDPQALKQWRDRVWSRTIDIIRQQHQQQPIDLFLSYLFPKQVEPSAIRAIQDLGIPCVNFFCDNVRQLRQVPRSFYPFDLHWVPEYAALRLYQRAKLNYLHAPMPVWIAAEQRTWNHAEIDSVSFIGSYDIQRAALLNQVIKLGGEIELRGAGWSSEFTAKPLFQPKSRWQTLKNQWQFIAEQGASAWIRKLQSKSIPSIPSSTFSAWVKPQPDAEAYIEILQKSRITLGINRYPSFHYSFTQPHTYSRMRDIEAPMMGACYLTEWAEGLEHLYELGEEIEIYRTAEELVEKIQYLNADPAKRRTIRQKGQRRALSEHTIAKSLSKIQAYLGLTEQKFFVSLS, from the coding sequence ATGAGAATTTTCTTAAGCTGTCAGCAATCTCAAGTCCGTCATCCTGTCCCAGCTTATAGTTTTTGGCAGACATATTTCAAAGCTGGTATTGAAGAGGCAGGGCATACTTGGACAGATGATGTCGAGATCGATTGGGCTGAGGGGCTAGTTTATTCTGATCCTCAAGCCCTGAAACAGTGGCGCGATCGAGTCTGGAGTCGTACGATCGACATCATTCGACAACAACACCAACAGCAGCCCATTGATCTGTTTCTCAGCTATCTATTCCCAAAACAAGTTGAGCCTAGTGCAATTCGCGCAATTCAAGACCTTGGAATCCCTTGCGTCAATTTCTTTTGTGATAATGTCCGGCAACTGCGCCAAGTTCCGCGATCGTTCTATCCGTTTGATCTCCACTGGGTTCCGGAGTATGCTGCCTTAAGACTTTATCAACGGGCGAAGCTCAACTATCTCCATGCGCCAATGCCTGTCTGGATTGCGGCTGAGCAACGGACTTGGAACCATGCTGAAATTGACAGTGTAAGCTTTATCGGCTCTTACGATATCCAACGTGCAGCATTGCTTAACCAGGTGATCAAGTTAGGCGGCGAAATCGAACTTCGAGGTGCAGGATGGAGTTCTGAATTTACTGCTAAACCTTTATTTCAGCCGAAAAGTCGCTGGCAGACCTTGAAGAATCAATGGCAGTTTATTGCGGAACAAGGAGCTTCAGCTTGGATCAGAAAGCTCCAAAGTAAATCGATTCCTAGTATTCCAAGCTCTACATTCTCGGCTTGGGTAAAACCTCAACCTGATGCAGAAGCTTACATCGAGATTCTTCAGAAGAGTCGCATTACTTTGGGCATTAACCGCTATCCCAGTTTTCACTATTCTTTCACTCAGCCGCATACCTATTCTCGAATGCGAGACATTGAAGCACCGATGATGGGTGCGTGTTACCTTACCGAGTGGGCAGAAGGCTTAGAGCATCTCTACGAACTAGGCGAGGAAATTGAAATTTATCGAACGGCTGAAGAGCTAGTTGAAAAAATTCAGTATCTCAACGCCGATCCTGCAAAGCGACGAACAATCCGGCAGAAAGGACAACGGCGTGCTCTTTCAGAGCATACGATCGCTAAAAGTTTAAGCAAAATCCAGGCGTATCTGGGACTGACCGAGCAAAAATTCTTCGTATCCCTATCATGA
- a CDS encoding family 2 glycosyl transferase (similar to AA sequence:cyanobase_aa:Aazo_4911), whose translation MSTCSLLIPCHNAAQYLPRLWETIRSQTVPFDEILCYDDGSTDNTAEIAEQFGATVIRSEVCRGAAFARNRLAEAATCSWIHFHDADDTLHPEFLAQTQARIQPEIDVIVSNVDWIDETTQEILIPRRYSQQALEENALAATLTNPIGVIGCLYRKAVFLSIAGFDPSFQCWEDADLHIRFAAAGAKFSVVETVLAYSLRHDRGLSRDQLACTKCRLQLLQNYAEQFGSLHRLIAEEAERVAVYLLIQKHDRQTAQQAVQLCLSLGQHPPTTQNPILKLLKAFLPTLQSLYLQQCLRNPKLLLGSSRC comes from the coding sequence ATGAGCACTTGTAGTCTCTTAATTCCCTGCCATAACGCCGCTCAGTACTTACCTCGACTGTGGGAAACCATCCGATCGCAAACGGTTCCATTCGATGAGATTCTGTGTTACGACGACGGAAGTACAGATAACACGGCTGAGATTGCAGAACAATTTGGTGCAACCGTAATTCGCAGTGAAGTTTGTCGAGGAGCCGCTTTTGCTCGTAACCGACTGGCTGAGGCAGCGACTTGTTCTTGGATTCATTTTCATGATGCAGATGATACGCTTCATCCTGAGTTTCTCGCACAAACGCAAGCAAGAATTCAACCTGAAATTGATGTGATTGTATCTAACGTCGATTGGATTGATGAAACCACACAAGAGATCCTGATTCCGCGTCGATACAGTCAACAAGCTTTAGAAGAAAATGCCTTAGCAGCAACCCTAACGAATCCGATCGGTGTGATTGGCTGTCTCTATCGCAAAGCAGTCTTTTTGTCGATCGCAGGTTTTGACCCGTCTTTTCAATGTTGGGAAGATGCTGATCTGCACATTCGGTTCGCCGCAGCAGGCGCGAAATTCAGCGTTGTGGAAACTGTTTTAGCTTACTCTTTGCGGCACGATCGAGGTTTGAGTCGAGACCAACTGGCTTGTACAAAGTGTCGGCTGCAACTGCTCCAAAACTATGCAGAACAGTTTGGGTCATTACATCGTTTAATTGCTGAAGAAGCAGAACGGGTTGCAGTCTATTTATTGATCCAAAAGCACGATCGACAGACAGCACAGCAAGCAGTCCAACTTTGTCTGTCATTAGGTCAGCATCCGCCAACAACCCAGAATCCAATTTTGAAACTACTCAAAGCGTTCCTACCCACTTTACAGTCTTTGTATCTTCAACAATGTCTGAGAAATCCGAAACTGTTGTTGGGGAGCAGCCGATGTTAA
- a CDS encoding hypothetical protein (similar to AA sequence:cyanobase_aa:Aazo_4908), translating to MMTRTPSQHLRRFSKQLKLGALFYRLYYAPRGFVTSLMREGLLDRAINNKARAQMERAAYDLNPLPISTAPAFDIHFLTGKRFWYQTCFCAYSMAQYSPIPLRPVIHDDGSLEQAYQDELRRIFPNVRIILHSEIKNRIETDLPIAKFPSLRERRSNYPHMRKITDIHAGSTGWKLVLDSDMLFFRSPTLLTDWLQSPQHPCHMIDVEPSYGYSRTLMTELAQASIADQLNVGICGLNSDEIDWEQLEFWCKTLIEQQGTHYYQEQALVAMLMAGRSCTIAPTQDYIVKPDREEAIHPQAVLHHYVADSKPWYFRYAWKHIAAL from the coding sequence ATGATGACCCGCACCCCCAGTCAACATTTACGCCGATTCTCCAAACAGTTAAAGCTGGGTGCGTTGTTCTATCGCCTTTACTACGCACCCAGAGGTTTTGTGACCTCGCTCATGCGGGAAGGACTCCTCGATCGTGCAATCAACAACAAAGCCAGAGCGCAAATGGAGCGAGCAGCCTATGATCTAAACCCCTTACCAATTTCCACTGCTCCAGCGTTTGACATTCACTTTCTCACAGGCAAAAGATTCTGGTATCAGACTTGTTTCTGTGCCTACTCAATGGCGCAATATAGCCCGATTCCGCTTCGTCCTGTGATTCATGATGATGGTTCTCTAGAGCAAGCTTACCAAGACGAACTGCGCCGCATTTTTCCGAATGTCCGAATTATCCTGCATTCAGAAATTAAAAACCGGATTGAAACTGATCTGCCGATCGCTAAATTTCCTTCTCTACGAGAGCGACGATCGAACTATCCCCACATGCGGAAGATCACAGACATTCACGCAGGTTCAACGGGCTGGAAGCTCGTTTTAGATTCAGATATGTTGTTCTTTCGCTCTCCAACTTTACTGACAGACTGGCTACAATCTCCGCAGCATCCCTGTCATATGATTGATGTCGAGCCATCGTATGGCTACTCCAGAACGCTCATGACCGAACTCGCTCAAGCATCGATCGCGGATCAACTCAACGTTGGCATCTGTGGACTAAACAGCGACGAGATCGACTGGGAGCAGCTAGAGTTTTGGTGCAAAACACTGATTGAACAGCAGGGAACGCATTACTACCAGGAGCAAGCCTTAGTCGCAATGCTGATGGCGGGAAGATCTTGCACGATCGCACCTACACAAGACTACATTGTGAAACCCGATCGTGAAGAAGCGATCCATCCCCAAGCAGTCTTACATCACTATGTCGCAGACTCTAAGCCTTGGTACTTCCGTTATGCCTGGAAACATATTGCTGCACTATGA
- a CDS encoding glycosyl transferase family 2 (similar to AA sequence:cyanobase_aa:Cyan7425_1100), with protein MNPLISVIIPTHNPNLARLERTIAGLRSQSLPITQWELLIVDNASDYSIEIDTDWHPNVRIIQENQLGLTRARLAGIRASRGQHLVFVDDDNVLEANYLNQIVEIFQVHFTLGAIGGKSLPEFEIEPEPWVKAFWGCLALRDLGETEQLYFYDPKTGDTKQHPDFAPIGAGMALQRTAALQYVQIILDDPARLALDRTGRSLQSGGDCDINLTLINLGWGVGYFPQLELTHLISANRLTKSYLARLNRSIAKSWIQVLDAHQIRPWRKISRWSVFPRQLKAFVSYQPWKSPIEYIRWQGACGAFEGQSLLPD; from the coding sequence ATGAATCCCTTGATTTCAGTCATCATTCCCACGCATAACCCGAACCTCGCACGACTTGAGCGCACGATCGCGGGACTGCGATCGCAGTCTCTACCGATCACTCAGTGGGAGCTTCTGATTGTTGATAATGCTTCAGATTACTCGATCGAGATCGATACAGATTGGCATCCCAATGTCCGCATCATTCAGGAAAATCAACTCGGTCTCACCCGCGCCAGACTTGCTGGAATTCGAGCGAGTCGGGGACAGCATCTTGTCTTTGTTGATGATGACAATGTGCTAGAGGCGAACTATCTCAACCAAATTGTTGAAATTTTTCAAGTGCATTTCACACTCGGCGCGATCGGTGGCAAGTCGCTGCCAGAATTTGAAATCGAACCAGAGCCTTGGGTTAAAGCATTTTGGGGATGCTTAGCACTGCGTGACTTAGGAGAGACAGAACAGCTTTACTTCTATGATCCCAAAACTGGAGACACAAAGCAGCATCCAGATTTTGCGCCGATTGGGGCAGGAATGGCACTCCAGAGAACAGCCGCGCTCCAATATGTTCAAATCATTCTCGATGATCCTGCTCGATTAGCGCTCGATCGTACCGGACGCAGCCTGCAATCGGGCGGAGACTGTGATATCAATCTCACGTTGATCAATCTGGGCTGGGGTGTAGGGTATTTTCCGCAACTCGAACTCACTCATCTGATCTCTGCCAATCGATTAACAAAATCGTACTTAGCACGATTGAATCGGTCGATCGCGAAATCGTGGATACAAGTGCTGGATGCTCATCAGATTCGACCTTGGCGCAAGATTTCCCGCTGGAGTGTGTTTCCCAGACAGCTTAAAGCATTTGTGTCTTATCAACCTTGGAAAAGTCCGATCGAGTACATTCGCTGGCAAGGAGCGTGTGGAGCTTTTGAAGGACAAAGCCTACTGCCTGACTGA
- a CDS encoding hypothetical protein (similar to AA sequence:cyanobase_aa:Aazo_3121), which yields MNPTIQFFLAPTETLSRQFYFHDCIALAEGFRELEIEFRGNINYWQEPETTSFLIQQAADSFRSTINIFSIYYFQNNPKKYSEIDPDKINIVLDTNDGIGVLCYVSELQNVDLILRAHYHREQSYPNFVKPWAFGLTHRIIHELQKTESLKPEERVFSSFRHDHNIRRLALAQMNPIIKKRYAIYEKTSPSAIADDQLSNEQTKGRHDRDYFQRLNQSLLTYCFGGNYQLKMPLYRDLSSRLHRKWIQTREKLLRQMIRPQTYDEYLNFIARYQQHYYINQFDSWRLWESLVSNSVPIHLDFEENGFVLPVMPENFKHYWGVTGLDFEQSAIALLEANRDHLETIAFAGKQWALEHYSPIAQAQRLLNYLKP from the coding sequence ATGAATCCTACCATTCAGTTCTTCTTAGCGCCCACTGAAACCTTATCACGTCAGTTCTATTTTCATGATTGTATTGCGCTGGCAGAGGGATTTCGAGAGTTAGAAATCGAATTTAGAGGCAATATTAACTATTGGCAAGAACCAGAGACAACATCGTTTTTGATTCAACAAGCTGCGGATTCATTTCGATCAACTATCAATATATTCAGCATTTATTACTTTCAAAATAATCCTAAAAAATATTCAGAGATTGATCCAGACAAGATCAATATTGTGCTCGATACAAACGATGGCATTGGAGTTCTATGCTACGTCTCAGAATTGCAAAACGTCGATCTCATTCTGCGGGCACATTATCATCGAGAGCAATCCTATCCAAACTTTGTCAAGCCTTGGGCATTTGGTCTCACACATAGAATCATTCATGAATTACAAAAAACAGAATCACTCAAGCCTGAAGAGCGCGTATTTTCCAGCTTTCGTCACGATCATAATATTCGTCGGCTTGCCTTAGCTCAAATGAATCCCATTATTAAAAAACGCTATGCGATCTATGAAAAGACCTCGCCATCTGCGATCGCAGATGATCAACTATCGAATGAGCAAACCAAAGGCAGACACGACCGCGATTATTTTCAACGCCTGAACCAGTCTTTATTAACCTACTGCTTTGGAGGAAACTATCAACTCAAAATGCCACTTTATCGAGATTTGTCGTCTAGACTCCACAGAAAATGGATTCAAACAAGGGAAAAGCTGCTTCGGCAAATGATTCGACCACAGACCTATGATGAGTACCTTAATTTTATTGCTCGATATCAGCAGCACTACTACATCAATCAATTTGATAGCTGGCGACTTTGGGAATCACTCGTCTCTAACTCTGTTCCGATTCATCTTGACTTTGAAGAGAACGGGTTTGTCCTGCCCGTAATGCCTGAAAACTTCAAACACTATTGGGGAGTGACCGGACTGGATTTTGAACAAAGCGCGATCGCGCTATTAGAAGCCAACCGAGATCACCTCGAAACGATCGCGTTTGCCGGAAAACAATGGGCGCTAGAACACTATTCTCCGATTGCTCAAGCTCAACGACTTCTGAACTATCTCAAGCCATGA
- a CDS encoding hexapaptide repeat-containing transferase (similar to AA sequence:cyanobase_aa:Npun_F3048): protein MLTLESPSTKNSHPPKLRSLLSRVQQFQNVWWQFWLRLHGIQIAPSCTTSVGVTARLGVAHSQSGTIEIEARSRLEQGVVLEAWGGSIKIAEDVFIGPYTVIYGQGGVTIGKDSLIAMHCRILSSNHAIPDRSRRIRWESDVHLPTTIGEDVWLGAGVTVLGGVTIGDGCVVGAGAVVTKDLPPYSIAVGVPAKIVRTRA from the coding sequence ATGTTAACGCTTGAGTCACCCTCCACTAAAAATAGCCATCCGCCAAAACTACGATCGCTGCTCAGTCGCGTTCAGCAGTTCCAGAATGTTTGGTGGCAATTTTGGTTGAGACTGCATGGAATTCAAATCGCACCTTCTTGTACAACAAGCGTCGGCGTTACGGCTCGATTGGGAGTCGCTCACAGTCAATCTGGCACGATTGAGATTGAAGCGCGATCGCGGCTGGAACAAGGTGTCGTTTTAGAGGCTTGGGGCGGTTCGATCAAGATCGCTGAAGATGTATTCATTGGACCTTATACAGTGATCTATGGGCAGGGTGGCGTAACCATTGGCAAAGATTCACTGATCGCCATGCACTGTCGCATTCTCTCTTCTAATCATGCGATTCCTGATCGATCGCGTAGAATTCGTTGGGAATCGGATGTCCATCTGCCGACTACGATCGGGGAAGATGTTTGGCTCGGTGCGGGTGTGACCGTGTTGGGAGGCGTAACGATCGGTGATGGCTGTGTGGTCGGGGCAGGAGCAGTTGTGACAAAAGATTTGCCCCCTTATTCGATCGCAGTGGGTGTTCCTGCAAAAATCGTGAGGACACGAGCATGA
- a CDS encoding glycosyl transferase family 8 (similar to AA sequence:cyanobase_aa:PCC8801_2193) produces MTQLINEEQYINLVCTIDENYVQHCAVMLMSLVSNTTWRRLRVFIVHNGIRHQQANKLSNFLKKLGYIVALIEIDSSCLSKAPVNHHITLATYYRLLLPELLEHTIKKIIFLDVDLIIREDISRLWQIDVDHYSHAAVEDFGIDSEYKDRLGLLKETRYFNAGVLLINLEYWRNHNIRKLALDFINSFPEKITYWDQDALNYALQEKWYPLAPQWNVTTVNFHPTFQSEKSTLQGKESEPSIIHFAGGGAYKPWHYYCTHPYKNEYYHYLSKTPWRRFIPIGKPTLLSRIKSRAKHLLKIHNPGVTY; encoded by the coding sequence ATGACTCAACTCATAAATGAAGAGCAATACATTAACTTGGTCTGTACGATCGACGAAAATTATGTGCAACACTGCGCTGTAATGCTCATGTCTCTGGTGAGCAACACGACTTGGAGAAGGCTTCGTGTTTTCATTGTCCATAATGGTATTCGGCATCAGCAAGCAAATAAACTCTCTAATTTCCTTAAAAAGTTAGGGTATATCGTTGCTCTAATCGAGATAGATAGTTCTTGTTTAAGTAAAGCGCCTGTCAACCATCACATTACTTTGGCAACGTACTACAGATTGCTCTTGCCAGAATTGTTGGAGCATACAATCAAGAAAATCATTTTCTTAGATGTGGATTTGATTATTAGAGAAGATATTTCAAGACTTTGGCAGATTGATGTTGATCACTATAGTCATGCTGCGGTTGAAGACTTTGGAATCGATAGTGAGTATAAGGACAGACTTGGACTTTTAAAGGAAACCAGATACTTTAACGCTGGAGTATTACTTATCAATCTTGAGTATTGGAGGAATCATAATATTAGGAAACTTGCACTTGACTTTATCAATTCATTTCCTGAAAAAATCACATACTGGGATCAAGATGCCTTAAATTACGCTCTGCAAGAGAAATGGTATCCTTTAGCGCCTCAATGGAACGTCACAACAGTTAATTTTCATCCCACATTTCAAAGCGAGAAATCTACCCTTCAAGGCAAAGAGAGTGAACCCTCAATTATTCACTTTGCAGGTGGCGGAGCCTACAAGCCTTGGCATTATTACTGCACTCATCCCTACAAAAATGAATATTATCACTATTTATCTAAAACTCCTTGGCGTAGATTCATTCCCATTGGCAAGCCAACACTATTGAGCAGAATCAAGTCTAGAGCAAAGCACCTTCTCAAGATTCACAATCCAGGGGTGACATACTGA
- a CDS encoding glycosyl transferase family protein (similar to AA sequence:cyanobase_aa:cce_2363) has protein sequence MPKVSVIIPNYNHARFLEQRIQSILNQTYQDFEIIYLDDASTDNSNEVFAQFKDDRRIRSILNQTNSGSPFKQWNKGIKAATGDYIWIAESDDYAAPDLLETLVPLLDEHPQVGIAYGQSQLVDEAGNLDKTMHYWTDDLDVQRWRNSFISRGIEECKTYLALKNTIPNASAVLIRRQSLEAIGYAEESLFLCGDWMTWIKILLQFDLAFSAKVLNYYRYSNTSVRAKSRSDALDLYEQIQIFAFLQQNVPISGKVAKKLKGQFVYCWVWLILQQHTLSLKRNFELYKASKQFDTWLELRLLKQFYQQTISSKKPAKVALQ, from the coding sequence ATGCCTAAAGTCAGTGTCATCATTCCAAACTACAACCATGCACGGTTCTTAGAGCAGCGCATCCAAAGTATTCTGAACCAAACTTATCAGGACTTTGAAATTATCTATCTTGATGACGCTTCAACCGACAATAGCAACGAAGTTTTTGCTCAATTTAAAGACGATCGACGAATTCGTTCTATCCTGAATCAAACGAATAGCGGCTCTCCGTTCAAACAGTGGAACAAAGGCATCAAAGCTGCAACCGGAGACTATATTTGGATTGCCGAGTCTGATGACTATGCTGCGCCAGATCTCCTAGAAACACTTGTGCCACTTTTAGATGAGCATCCGCAGGTTGGAATTGCTTACGGTCAGTCTCAACTCGTTGATGAAGCAGGAAACTTGGATAAAACAATGCACTACTGGACAGACGACCTAGATGTTCAACGCTGGAGAAATTCCTTTATCAGTCGTGGCATTGAAGAATGTAAAACCTATCTAGCTCTCAAAAATACGATTCCGAATGCTAGTGCAGTGTTAATTCGGCGACAGTCACTTGAAGCGATCGGGTATGCAGAAGAATCGCTGTTTCTTTGCGGCGATTGGATGACCTGGATTAAAATTCTACTTCAATTCGATCTTGCATTTAGCGCAAAGGTGTTGAACTATTACCGTTACTCAAACACTTCGGTAAGAGCCAAATCTCGTTCAGATGCGTTGGATCTCTATGAACAGATACAGATTTTTGCATTCTTGCAACAAAATGTGCCCATTTCTGGGAAGGTTGCGAAAAAGCTCAAAGGACAATTCGTTTACTGCTGGGTATGGCTGATACTACAGCAACACACACTAAGCCTGAAGCGAAATTTTGAACTCTACAAAGCATCAAAACAGTTTGATACTTGGCTTGAATTAAGGCTTCTTAAGCAGTTCTACCAGCAAACTATCAGCTCGAAGAAGCCTGCTAAGGTTGCACTCCAATAA